Proteins from one Salinispora arenicola genomic window:
- a CDS encoding alpha/beta hydrolase: MRAQLFYERARSLLRPTSATTAATVAVVIAVAGSAVQAQPPEIPSFTDGHGLTLVDSEAHSSTDFTITVTTAQLSGQHKIRVFLPAGYTTAPDKQWPVAYFLHGGAGNPDDAAAAPALRSDSMITVAPDGGLKGWYADWVMQDTALGAANWETFHTDQVVPFIDANLRTRTDRHHRAVIGLSMGGFGSLHYAQSRPDLFGHVATLSGGIDFGMAEIRAVVLATELNLPGLPCSSVPAGPCPDYGPYVDSDAIFGSPYPFFNADRVWKAVDPAAPANLAKLADTAITLYTGNQGLVDHFTAIATTTVENRLNALGIPHRAVNYEDGSTLAPTCDGGHNYGCWAPAIADYVPRLEAAFAAAS, from the coding sequence ATGAGAGCCCAGCTGTTCTACGAGCGAGCCCGTTCGCTCCTGCGGCCCACGTCGGCAACCACCGCAGCAACGGTGGCGGTGGTGATCGCGGTCGCCGGGTCGGCCGTGCAGGCCCAACCACCCGAGATCCCGAGCTTCACCGACGGCCACGGTCTGACCCTGGTCGACAGCGAGGCCCACTCCAGCACCGACTTCACCATCACCGTGACTACAGCGCAGTTGTCCGGCCAACACAAGATCCGCGTGTTCCTTCCCGCCGGCTACACCACCGCACCCGACAAACAGTGGCCTGTTGCGTACTTTCTGCACGGTGGGGCCGGCAACCCGGACGACGCGGCGGCCGCCCCGGCCCTGCGATCAGACTCGATGATCACGGTGGCGCCGGACGGCGGACTCAAGGGCTGGTACGCCGACTGGGTCATGCAGGACACCGCCCTCGGCGCGGCAAACTGGGAGACCTTCCACACCGACCAGGTCGTCCCCTTCATCGACGCCAACCTACGCACCCGCACCGACCGTCACCACCGGGCCGTCATCGGCCTGTCGATGGGCGGCTTCGGATCGCTGCACTACGCCCAGTCCCGCCCCGACCTGTTCGGCCACGTCGCCACCCTGTCCGGCGGCATCGACTTCGGCATGGCGGAGATCCGCGCGGTCGTTCTGGCCACCGAGCTCAACCTTCCCGGCCTGCCGTGCAGCTCCGTGCCGGCCGGCCCATGCCCCGACTACGGCCCGTACGTCGACAGTGACGCGATCTTCGGCTCCCCGTACCCCTTCTTCAACGCCGACCGGGTCTGGAAGGCGGTCGACCCGGCTGCGCCGGCCAACCTCGCCAAACTGGCCGACACCGCCATCACGCTCTACACCGGCAACCAGGGCCTTGTCGACCACTTCACCGCCATCGCCACGACCACCGTCGAGAACCGTCTCAACGCGCTCGGCATCCCCCACCGCGCCGTCAACTACGAAGACGGCTCCACACTGGCCCCCACCTGCGACGGCGGTCACAACTACGGATGCTGGGCCCCGGCGATCGCCGACTACGTCCCCCGGCTCGAAGCGGCCTTCGCCGCGGCGAGCTGA
- a CDS encoding DUF4185 domain-containing protein: MAINRRTLLGRVAVVGTGIAAGGLLAPDAGRAAFWKKRLTGADLDTNRRWQIAGTDLGIPYVLENGSIGYLLGDTFNTPWPEGPPLPNDWRSPVMLRSHAHPGAADGVIFDNAAGVLGDGRAPELMHNGHRGIGIDGLWEVTVIPNDGISFPETGRQVISYMSIEYWTPPGQPGARWRSRYAGLAFSDNGNDFTRTSLTWWNDSTNTDPFQMWTMQRDGDWVYVFSVRPGRQDGPMMLRRVFWDRLFYPESYEGWGWNGSTWGWGRPCTPILTGSFGEPSVRRLADGTWVMSYLNCVTGCVVTRTAGGPDQAWTAEKVQITPWQEPGLYGGFIHPWSSRQVNDLHLMVSTWTTTPDNRSTAYHVSQFVGTA, encoded by the coding sequence ATGGCCATCAATCGCCGGACCCTGCTCGGTCGGGTCGCCGTGGTCGGCACGGGTATTGCGGCCGGTGGGCTGCTTGCTCCCGACGCGGGCCGAGCCGCGTTCTGGAAGAAGCGCCTCACCGGCGCCGACCTGGACACCAACCGCCGGTGGCAGATCGCCGGGACCGACCTCGGCATCCCCTACGTACTGGAGAACGGCTCCATCGGGTACCTCCTCGGCGACACCTTCAACACCCCGTGGCCTGAGGGCCCGCCGCTGCCCAACGACTGGCGCTCACCGGTGATGCTGCGCTCCCACGCCCACCCTGGCGCCGCCGACGGTGTGATCTTTGACAACGCCGCCGGGGTCCTCGGCGACGGGCGGGCGCCGGAGCTGATGCACAACGGCCACCGGGGCATCGGCATCGACGGCCTCTGGGAGGTGACCGTCATCCCCAACGACGGCATCAGCTTCCCGGAGACCGGCCGGCAGGTGATCTCGTACATGAGCATCGAGTACTGGACACCGCCTGGGCAACCCGGAGCCCGCTGGCGATCGCGCTACGCCGGGCTGGCCTTCAGCGACAACGGTAACGACTTCACTCGCACGTCCCTGACGTGGTGGAACGACAGCACCAACACCGACCCGTTCCAGATGTGGACGATGCAGCGTGACGGCGACTGGGTGTACGTCTTCTCGGTGCGCCCGGGGCGCCAGGACGGTCCGATGATGCTGCGTCGGGTCTTCTGGGATCGGCTGTTCTATCCCGAGTCGTACGAGGGCTGGGGCTGGAACGGCAGCACCTGGGGCTGGGGCCGGCCGTGCACGCCGATCCTGACCGGCTCGTTCGGGGAGCCCTCGGTCCGGCGGCTCGCGGACGGCACCTGGGTGATGTCCTACCTCAACTGCGTCACCGGGTGCGTCGTCACCCGCACCGCCGGCGGGCCCGACCAGGCCTGGACGGCGGAAAAGGTGCAGATCACGCCGTGGCAGGAGCCGGGGCTCTACGGCGGGTTCATCCACCCGTGGTCCAGCCGGCAGGTCAACGACCTGCATCTGATGGTCTCGACGTGGACCACGACACCCGATAACCGAAGCACCGCCTACCACGTCAGCCAGTTCGTCGGCACTGCCTGA
- a CDS encoding peptidoglycan DD-metalloendopeptidase family protein, with the protein MTRAAPRAGLAAFLAACLVATGVLMGALPAQAAPVFKAPFPCGHQWTYSHHSSEVRQALDFVRADGGVTDGTPVLASAAGTAYRHSQPSGAGNYVVIDHGSGWQTYYFHLSAYSVATGASVSQGQQIGLTGNTGNSFGAHIHYEQLYHGVGRTIVINGVSLAPYPGSYHQRYLTSDNCGRFAEPVGGRAFGFGSGQHYVAVGSAGGLASLSWSPESGVVQADWRGGVLTGRAMGYAHAGQRHVFARGRDDTLRHWWFGPGMSVPGLDDWDTVGRVVSDPTGFAYGSQQHVFYRNPDGWLEHRFYDLDTGRVSGGVWPGGRFVGNPFAFVHRDQQHVFGRTASGGLIHWYWWPGISPRTDDWGVRSGVASDPTGFSYGGQHHVFFRDSDGGLGHRFFDDLSGTFGGGVWPGAVFVGNPHAFVHRDQQHVFGRTASGDLVHWYWWPGIDPRVDDWGARGVVTGDPVGLSAAGQHHVFYRLGDGTLEHRFVDDTTGQIVTDNWGGSLAP; encoded by the coding sequence ATGACCAGAGCCGCACCTCGGGCAGGCCTCGCCGCGTTTCTCGCGGCCTGCCTGGTGGCCACGGGTGTCCTCATGGGGGCGTTGCCCGCACAGGCCGCACCCGTCTTCAAGGCCCCGTTTCCATGCGGTCACCAGTGGACATACAGCCACCACAGCAGTGAGGTACGTCAGGCGCTGGACTTCGTCCGCGCCGACGGTGGCGTCACCGACGGCACCCCCGTGCTCGCCTCGGCAGCCGGTACCGCCTACCGGCACTCGCAGCCCAGCGGCGCCGGCAACTACGTCGTCATCGATCACGGCAGCGGGTGGCAGACCTACTACTTCCACCTCTCCGCGTACTCGGTGGCAACCGGCGCGAGCGTCTCCCAGGGCCAGCAGATCGGGCTGACCGGCAACACCGGCAACTCCTTCGGCGCACACATCCACTACGAGCAGCTCTACCACGGGGTGGGGCGGACCATCGTGATCAATGGTGTGTCGCTCGCGCCGTATCCCGGCTCGTACCACCAGCGCTACCTCACCAGCGACAACTGCGGCCGCTTCGCCGAACCCGTCGGAGGGCGGGCGTTCGGGTTCGGTAGTGGGCAGCATTATGTGGCGGTTGGTTCGGCGGGTGGGTTGGCGAGTCTGTCGTGGTCGCCGGAGTCGGGGGTAGTGCAGGCGGACTGGCGTGGTGGGGTGTTGACCGGTAGGGCGATGGGGTACGCGCACGCGGGTCAGCGGCATGTGTTCGCTCGGGGGCGGGATGACACGTTGCGGCATTGGTGGTTCGGGCCGGGGATGAGCGTGCCGGGGTTGGATGACTGGGACACGGTCGGGCGGGTGGTGTCGGATCCCACGGGGTTTGCCTACGGCAGTCAGCAGCATGTGTTCTACCGGAACCCGGACGGGTGGTTGGAGCATCGGTTCTACGATCTTGACACGGGTCGGGTTTCGGGTGGGGTGTGGCCTGGTGGGAGGTTCGTGGGGAATCCGTTCGCGTTCGTGCACCGCGATCAGCAGCACGTCTTCGGTCGTACGGCCTCGGGTGGGTTGATCCACTGGTACTGGTGGCCGGGGATCAGTCCTCGTACGGACGACTGGGGTGTGCGCTCGGGTGTGGCCTCGGATCCGACGGGTTTCTCCTACGGTGGCCAGCACCATGTGTTCTTCCGGGACAGTGACGGCGGTCTGGGGCACCGGTTCTTCGACGACCTGTCGGGTACCTTCGGCGGCGGTGTCTGGCCGGGTGCGGTGTTCGTGGGTAACCCGCACGCGTTCGTGCACCGCGATCAGCAGCATGTCTTCGGTCGTACGGCCTCGGGTGACCTGGTGCACTGGTACTGGTGGCCCGGGATCGATCCGAGGGTGGACGACTGGGGTGCGCGTGGGGTGGTGACCGGTGATCCCGTAGGCCTGTCCGCTGCGGGGCAGCATCACGTGTTCTACCGGCTCGGCGACGGCACCCTGGAACACCGCTTTGTCGACGACACCACCGGTCAGATCGTCACCGACAACTGGGGCGGATCACTCGCACCATAA
- a CDS encoding TetR/AcrR family transcriptional regulator, with product MYVPEDRTAKAIIRDVALELFSEQWPAAASLKQVAERAKVSQSLIIKHYGSREGLVAAVDAHVLGMLGNALEVLADTSGTGPPDRFLASADALSAPATTRYLAHLLVGTTTRSVEAYRMVQGFTDSLVRRMAEAGAVAEDTDRAQLAVVLLAHELSIILLRDRIADVLGADPVGRDGLRRWWDTIDRLYAGTAIRHPSPPTA from the coding sequence ATGTATGTACCCGAGGATCGCACCGCGAAAGCGATCATTCGGGATGTCGCCCTGGAACTGTTCAGCGAGCAGTGGCCGGCGGCGGCCTCGCTCAAGCAGGTGGCGGAGCGCGCGAAGGTCTCGCAGTCGTTGATCATCAAACACTACGGATCCCGCGAGGGACTGGTCGCCGCGGTGGACGCCCATGTGCTGGGCATGTTGGGCAACGCGTTGGAGGTGCTGGCCGACACGTCTGGTACCGGCCCACCCGACCGCTTCCTCGCCTCGGCCGACGCGCTCTCCGCACCGGCAACCACCCGCTACCTTGCGCACCTGCTCGTCGGCACCACCACACGCTCGGTCGAGGCATACCGGATGGTGCAGGGTTTCACCGACTCGCTCGTGCGCCGGATGGCCGAGGCCGGCGCGGTCGCTGAGGACACGGACCGGGCGCAACTCGCGGTCGTGCTGCTGGCCCATGAGCTGTCGATCATCCTGTTGCGTGATCGTATCGCCGATGTGCTCGGCGCGGATCCGGTGGGCCGCGACGGGCTCCGGCGCTGGTGGGACACCATCGACCGACTGTATGCCGGCACCGCGATCCGTCATCCGTCGCCACCTACCGCCTGA
- a CDS encoding GYD domain-containing protein: MKYLAIATYTTQGVSGLGKEGGTRRAEVVRALIENSGGQVESLYFSFGEHDVYVLCDLRDNVVAAALSIAVRSAGGGETIMIPLLTPAEIDEAAKLPVTYQAPGQ, from the coding sequence GTGAAATATCTGGCCATAGCGACCTACACCACCCAGGGTGTCAGCGGATTAGGCAAGGAAGGGGGAACACGGCGGGCCGAGGTGGTCCGGGCGCTCATCGAGAACTCCGGCGGGCAGGTGGAGTCGCTGTACTTCTCGTTCGGTGAGCACGATGTATATGTGTTGTGTGACCTGCGTGACAACGTGGTTGCTGCCGCGCTCAGCATCGCCGTGCGCTCGGCCGGGGGTGGGGAGACGATAATGATCCCGTTGTTGACTCCGGCCGAGATCGACGAGGCGGCCAAGCTGCCGGTCACCTATCAGGCGCCAGGCCAGTAG
- a CDS encoding GNAT family N-acetyltransferase, translated as MSSTRPGALGPQVGQWLIDAVGPHTAALGVELVPVALGDLHLPFLDEEQHPSSGAYQHEHTRRWSRLVDTADGFIVVTPEYNHGMPATLKNALDYLSREWAWKPIGFVSYGNTSAGTRSVQHAKQVVTALRLVPLGATVAIRLGDATTDGRLLPDAARDQAGLHLLDELVRVANALRPLRERARAEARPGPLPGSYARRMSCDDAPEVTVLQRCCWVDEALTNDTMDLPALHESPEQVREWLADWHTTGIWRDGRLLGMVRARRVNTDWHVGRLAVVPDERGQGLGRWLLRAAEAAADPDCDRILLTTGAKSLQNIDFYHSEGYRPVPTVGPGGVTCLGKDVTHPRPRRP; from the coding sequence CCCTCGGCCCCCAGGTGGGGCAGTGGCTGATCGATGCGGTCGGCCCACACACGGCGGCCCTCGGTGTCGAGCTGGTGCCGGTGGCCCTCGGCGATCTGCACCTGCCCTTCCTGGACGAGGAGCAGCACCCGTCGTCGGGCGCCTACCAGCACGAGCACACCCGACGCTGGAGTCGGCTCGTCGACACGGCGGACGGGTTCATCGTGGTCACTCCGGAGTACAACCACGGAATGCCAGCGACTCTGAAAAACGCGCTGGACTACCTCAGCCGCGAGTGGGCATGGAAGCCGATCGGCTTCGTCAGCTACGGCAACACGTCGGCGGGCACCCGGTCGGTCCAGCACGCCAAGCAGGTGGTGACCGCGCTACGCCTGGTGCCGTTGGGCGCCACAGTCGCGATCCGCCTCGGTGACGCGACGACGGATGGACGGCTGCTGCCCGACGCGGCTCGCGACCAGGCGGGCCTGCACCTACTGGACGAACTGGTCCGGGTGGCGAACGCCTTGCGGCCACTGCGTGAACGGGCACGGGCCGAGGCCCGACCCGGTCCACTACCAGGGTCTTACGCCAGACGGATGAGCTGTGACGACGCCCCTGAGGTGACCGTGTTGCAGCGGTGCTGCTGGGTGGACGAGGCCCTGACCAACGACACCATGGATCTGCCGGCCCTGCACGAGTCGCCAGAGCAGGTCCGTGAATGGCTCGCGGACTGGCACACCACGGGAATCTGGCGCGACGGCCGACTCCTGGGGATGGTGCGCGCCCGCCGCGTCAACACCGACTGGCATGTGGGGCGGCTCGCCGTCGTGCCCGATGAGCGTGGCCAAGGGCTGGGCCGGTGGCTGCTGCGCGCCGCCGAAGCCGCCGCCGACCCCGACTGCGATCGCATCCTGCTGACGACCGGCGCCAAGAGCCTACAAAACATCGATTTCTATCACAGCGAAGGGTATCGGCCGGTTCCAACCGTCGGACCGGGGGGCGTCACCTGCCTCGGTAAGGACGTGACCCACCCGCGCCCACGCCGCCCGTGA